The Procambarus clarkii isolate CNS0578487 chromosome 24, FALCON_Pclarkii_2.0, whole genome shotgun sequence genomic interval aaagacttgctgttaggacatgaggtaaatgaaatgtatgtcaagttttgtgaaatatatgataaagacacaacaaaatttataccaaagcagagatgcagaactaggaaacaggattggttcaacagaaattgcaagagggccagagaccaaaagatacaaaaatggaatcaatataggaagaggccaaacccccaaagataccagcaatacaaagatgcaagaaacaactacacggcagtgaggagagaggcagaaaatttttttgaaaaagggattgcggacaacaaCAAAGTGTAGGTAAAGGAAAATATtccgaggttgaaaatgggaaatagattcacggaaaaaagaaatgtgtgaaacattaaacgaaaagttccaaagtgtgtttgtacaaaatgaaatcttcagggaaccagacacaataagaattccagagaacaacatagagcatagaggtgtctagagacgaagtggaaaaactgctcaaggagctaagtaagaacaaagcagttggtccagatggagtttcaccatgggttctgagagaatgtgcatctgagctcagcagttcacttcaattgatttttcaggcatccctgtgtagatGAGTTGTAGccaatgtgtggaaaaaggctaacatagttccaatctacgaaagtggcagcagggaagaccccctcaattatagaccggtatcattcatTAACAAGtgtaattgtcaaaatattggaaaaaataattaaaactaaatgggtaggtagaacacctggagtgcACCCCCACATGAAATTTGGAATTCCATTTGTCAAATGTTAAATTCCagtcaaatggaatttaatgtgaataaatgccatgttatggaatgtggaactggagaacacagatcccacacaacctataaattatgtgagaaatctttgaaGAATTCTGACagagagagatctaggggtggttccaggtagaaaactgtcacctgaggaccacattaagaacattgtgcgaggagcctatgctgcactttctaatttcagaattgcctttaaatacatggatggcgaaatactaaagaaattggtcATGACTTTTgtaagaccaaagctggaatatgcagcggttgtgtggtgcccatatcttaagaagcacatcaacaaactggaaaaggtgcaaagacatgctactaagtggctcccagaactgatgggcaagagctacaaggagaggttagaggcattaaatatgcaaaaactagaagatagaagaaaaaaaagaggcaatatgatcactacgtacaaaatagtaacaggaatcgataaaattgatagggaagaattcctgagacccggaacttcaagaacaagacgtcattgatttaaactaacgaaacaaagctgccggagaaatataagaaaattcactcttgtaaacagagtagtagacggttgaaacaagttaggtgaggtggtggtggaggacaaaaccgtcagtaatttcaaagcgttatatgacaaagagtgatgggaagacaggacaccacgagtgtagctctcatcctgtaactacacttaggtaattacagactGTACATGCATAACCATTTATAACAATACATGAAGGGGTACCCAGCTGTGCCCAGGTCTCTTCCACCATATACACATGGaatatactggagggacaggtcccaaatctgcacagtaaaataacaacatactggagtgaacgatatggaagaaaatgcagaatagaaccagtgaagagcagaggtgccataggcacaatcagagaacactatataaacttcagaggtccacggttgttcaacatcctaccagcgagcatcagaaatattaccggaacaaccgtggacatcttcaagagaaaactagattgttttcttcaaggagtgctggaccaaccgggctgtggtgggtatgtgggcctgcgggccactccaagcaacaacctagtggaccaaactctcacaagtcaagcctggccttgggctgggCTTGCGGAATatgagaactcccagaactccatcaagcaggtaccactTGTCTCTCCACTTCCTTCCCCTAATCATCACCCCTTTTCCCTCTCAGAAAGTTTATTATTACAAAGCACTAACTgctgaacaactccaagcaaaaCTCAATAAATATTACAGACTTTACTTCATGATAATAATATGGAAGAGGGGGATGGGGTCTATAAATGCAGAACATTTTAGGCCAACATTGACTGGCCTACGATACTTCCCTACCCAACATGATTCATCTCGGAAAGTTGGGCAAGGTTAGCTCCAAccttagacagacagacattccatTTTATTGATATAGATTGTAGATCAATGCACAAGACAAATACAATACTATACAAATAGACACACTTTAGTATTACCTGACTTGTTGCTCCAACACCAGAAGCAATCTGTTGAGCTCCACTTGATACTGCAAACTGGTTCTTTGAGACTTCAATTTCACCTGTTAGCAATGAAACAGCTGATAAATAATGTTTTTCTCATTATTATAAATGCCCATTGTACAAGCTTTTAACACTACTGTATAGCACTCTTCGAACGTTCATGGCATCCGATTTTTTTCTCTTGAGTCCGAGCATCGGACTGTGCTGGCGTTCAATAAAAAAAtagttgtataaaattcatttattatccgatcaacttcgggatagttttaaaatgcgcgcctttagagtgcgcacaatttgataccaaaatgaaaaatgtaacacaaaaatttatgtcagaacactggaaagatataaataattttgtgatgatgagcgtccaaaattaaaatatttgttaaaattccagttattgctctattattatgggaatagttttaaaatgtgcgcctttagattgcgaacaatttgataccaaaatgaaagatgaaacatgaaaatttatgtcagaacactggaaagatataaataattttgtgatgatgagcgtccaaaattaaaatatttgttaaaattccagttattgctctattatcatGGGAATAGTATTAAAAGTATGCACCTTTATTTTGCGAGCAATTTgatgccaaaatgaaagacataacacgaaaatttatgttatcaaactgaacgagtgtaCACATTAGGCTGCAGTGTGCAAATTGGTACTCGTTCACGGGTGCTTTGCTGCGGGGAGTCACGCCGGGCTTTTGAACATTATATGgatatacacctgcagggaatttaattgccaacacaatgataccaaaatgaatgacgtagcacgagaattaaggtgagaaaactgaaacgagtatatacattttactgattttgtgcactCACACGTAACTTTCgccaactttaggctttgctgcggggagtcacgctgggcttttggacattatacgcatatacacctgtagggaattctattgcaaacacaatgataccaaaatgaacgacgtagcatgagaattaaggtgagaaaactgaaacgagtatacacaattcagtgtgctatcatctgccaatcttttgaccatttcaaaacttgaagtgatagcgagtcttcttccgtgttaatttccctaccgatttagtttcttaccatgtggggtttgttttgttatgcatacctttctgggtgcctaaccccagtcgatggcagataaggaaatcccccaaccacaagggggtttttcagggccattgctccctgaaaccactCTGAAGGGGCTAGATTCTagggctggtccctggtaggtctgaactccatagctaatgtcccggtctaatataacatacattagcccgataagctccagggagccgtaggggctccccacagaaaataacttaaaaatgttaaacaaatctccaactttttGGCTTCAGTGTCATAAAACTTTCAGCAAAATATTTTCAAAAATTGACTTTAGACGAATTTTTGAAAAataagaacgttttgttgataaggagaacagctcctaataactggaactgaaagattatgcagtaataaagagatgcaagcacctgtctgacACTCAAAGAAGAAcaatagtaagaagtgtccacaaagtggatatgcagctggtcccTTTATATCATAGttaataatacataataacaaataataatgaataactatgttattatgatctattttgttatatatcatataaatacattgtccaatgttaatatatgttactttcatcaatgtcccaTAAATATTTTTGTAggggattttttttaattttagttttgttctcctttgtttattatctgattttgttgtaacctttacatcctggagagtgcatatgttcccctaactatgtgaagatagaatgaaattggtcaacaaataagtcGGTCACAACTTGCAAAACTTCGGACTTAATTTTTTGGGGCTGATTTTTCtctgatttcaaactctattttctttgtctctttaggttgttttgatgattagggaccatattagtttttttttacttatataaagtataccctaattatatcccctaaatcattataattattataattatccctatattttgtgttatttgggggttattttttcttgacttcatttcaacacatattgacctacaactttcacatattcgagtacgaatgctaaacaatgtttattaaaacatacaattaaattaacgaattaaaactacctttattcagtgctgataacttcaacttcaattatctctgaaactagagtttcaactttgagtagcttctaaaattccagtttttgaccgattctcactattttgaTATTGTGTGctgagctgtctgttctacaatcccttcagaatggatttttcatgaACTTTATACATATGGAGTTAAAAAATTGTTTGGTTTAAATTtgccgcatatttcaaatgccctattgacgattttttttacagtaaactatactgaaaacctatatgaatataatttgatgaaaatgaagatcatatgctattctgagagaatagtaacattaaatgaacaattggtgatagttcatattttttattctttaatgaaaatctgaagttttcagtattcaattttaaaataaaattttgattctcttgtttttcaagttacgctGTGATCAATTAGATAAAGTTAGAACATTTGTATAATTAATTATGCAAAAAAATTAtaaagtgtttgtgcaagttttagaaacttatgttaaattattttttgtcaaataatatatgtatgtattgcacGGTCTATGGGTTAATTATGTTAACAGTCAATTTCATGTAGATTCCATCTCACATAGGCCTCTAAATGCAcgagagctgatgagttagccaagaaATCTGCCTTCAAAGCTGTTGGTTACATTGGAATGCCTATAAGCTCTTTGAAAACAATAATGCACGAACAAGTTCAAAGAAGTGAAATCtacactagtaattccatctctatcatcatactatcatgcaagaagagCCACATAACTAtggatataatatataattagcaGACTCCTAAATGTTACAAGTCTTGGTCTACCTCTGTAGTAGACCATGTTCAATTCTGAAGCAATTATGTGGTGAAAGTTGTAAATATGATACTCCTTGACCTGTCAAATTTCTATTCATACAGGAAGTCCCATGACTGGTGATTAATGAAATAACACCTTGCCCCAAGTGTAAGAGTGCCATCTACCTTGCAATGGTTCTAGGAATCTttgtccccacggcccagtctcTGACTTGGTCTCCAGGGTccagattcccgaagcagttacgcaagtacttacgaaactgtacatcttgtctcaatctttggtggctttgtttacaattattaaacagttaatgagctctgaagcactggGAGGCTGttgataacaataacagttgattgggaagttttcatgcttgtaaactgtttaataaatgtaaccaaagccgtcaaagattgatgacagatgtacacgttcttaagtacttgtgtaactgcttcgtgaatctggcccctggttggtggtctggtcatccAGGCTATTAGATGCCACTGCACACAGTCTGAGGTGGATGCATGTACAAAACAGCACTTTTGGGTTTGCCCTCTGTAGCTTCATGGTGCATTAGCTCTGGTACCACACACATTCACGAAACTACCAAGCTTCTGAAATTGTACAGATCACAACACACAATACTGTACTAAAATCTGGTGTGCTCATAAAGGTAAGAAAAGCATGAGGATCCAAATTCATcctcaaaaaataaagtaaagccACTCCACTCACCTATGAACACACCAAATTTAGGTCTAGAAGCCTGGTAGTTTTGCGGATGTCTCAGTGATACCAAAGCCAATGTACCTGGAACCTACAGAGGCCACCAagaaaagggcatttcattatGTTCAATGTTTGATTTTTAGATGAGAATTTATGGTAAGAAAAGCTCCCATGTGGAAACAATGCCTATATTCTCTACAGAGACCACACCATGAACAATTTATATGCCCAAGAGAATTATGACATTTCCATACctctaatatataaaaaaaactttttGGTTTTTAAATACTTGAATACTAGTACTCACCTGTGTTTTTAAGACAATTTTTCTTCAGTCTAAGGGGGGCAGGCCGAATCTGGTCTTGAACAGGTTTACCTCTTCTAGATTCTTTATTGGCACCTCTGGTCAAGTTGAAGCCACTAGTACCAACTGAGGGGTTGTCTTCCACAATACAAATTTCAACGTTACTGCTTCGTCCAACGTTTAATTGGTCATCTTTGCCTCCAGAAGAGCTTACACAATTTTGGATATCGACTTTTTTTCCACAATAATCTTTCTTATTAGATGATTTTAAACAGTTTCCAGAGTCTTTGGCCACTGATTTACTTAGTGGACTCATGCGCTGGCATGCCAGCTGTTCAGTTGTCAGTTGTACATCAGAAGCTAGATTTGTTATCTTTGATGTTTCTACATTCtgagctgatgatgtgctgggctCAGCAATATCAAAAGATTTATCATCAGATAAGATAAATGTTCTTCTCATGGGCCGCTTACGTTTATTTTCCACAGCAGAACACTGTTTGTTTACAGCAAATGTGTCTGATTGTTCCAAGGATTCAACCTTTCTCCTCTTATTATTAGGTGTTACTTTTGAGTTTACATCTAATAAATCTTCATCTCCAGATAAGTGGCTTTCTACTTCAATGTCTTCTGTGGTACCAACTGCTTCAATATTTTTCTCAACTTCACTGTGATGCATCTTAGAGGACAAAACTTCTGTGCATTCTGTGCTTGTGTCCTTTGGCACTGAAGATTTATCAATTTCTATCCGACCACGCGAAGAATGTTTACGCTGCGAACTAGATGGGAAAATTTCAAAATCCTCAGCTTCATCCGACTCATACACAAAGCTTTTCTCATAATCCTGACTACTATTAAACAACTTATCTTTTCTACTTAATAATCCTGAATGTTTTGATTGTTTGCGACCAAGACCTAAATGCAATCCTCTCtttcttctttccttctttccttGAACATCAATCCAATTTCCATCATTCATGCAAATATCAGGTAAAGAATCTTCTGATATCTGAGATTCCACTTCATAAGAATCAGTTGCTTTATGAGCATTCCTAAGAGTCCTATGCTGGATAACATTTTCTGAACAAGCATCTAAATCTAGACCATGTTTTCGAGTTTGTATTTTTGAACGCTCTAAGGAGTCCTTCAATCTTCTATCTACTGTAAGTGGGAATGACCATTTCATTTTATCCCTAATGTGTTTACTCTGATATTCCCCAACGCTTTTCATCATGGCATTAATCATGTTCAAAATTCTTAAAACACAATCCTTTGCTGGCTCTTTCCTGCTTCTAAAGTAGGCCTTAGATGGTTCTTCCTCCTCCAGTCGCCTCCTCTTGAGAGGGACATCAGGATTATCTTCAATAAAAAATACATTTACCTTTCTTTTTCTATCACTTTTAAAGTTATAACTAAGATTTTCTTCATTATCTGATAAATCCATGTTTGCACACGATGTATGTTCTTTTACCTTGTCACATAGTTTAGAACTACTATTCATAGGTGAAGAGTTAACGTCTTGTGAAGTACTCTGTATCATTATGTTTTCATCCTCTGTGGAGATTCCTTTTGCTGACATTTCAGGTTTCTGCAATTTGTTCCGAGATTCTCCATGTCGTGAATCAACTGGAAATGAAGATTGTAATCTATTAGCTTCGGTGCTCAGAGATGCACCTGGTGTAGGAAGTAtaaaatcatcatcatcatcatcatcaattgTAGCCTCTATTGTATGCTGTATTGACTGTACCTCAAGAGTGTTGGACACCTTTGCATCCTGCAAATTTTGTATCTTCTCTCTGGTACTATTAGATGAGGCAAGACCTTCTAATATTTTCTTCTGACCAATAATTGGAGACAATAACTGTACCCCATCATCTTCTTCATATCCCTCTTGCCAACTGTTTCTGGTATTACAGGGAAGAGGCTGAGAGAGGCGATTTATCTGGTCGAGACCTTTATCCGACTTGGCACTTTGTGATGGAACTATTTCTATACTAGACGACCTTAATGATCGTCTAGgctcaatttgacagttattttgtaAAGCTTTTCTACCTTTTGTAATGCTACTTGTAATATTATTTGCCTCCTGTTCTTCTACTTCAACAGCTTCCTGGTTGGTAGCAGACATTGTACATAGTTTCATTTCATTTCCTTGAGAATTGCTCTCATTCATCTTGCATATTTGCTGAGAATTTCTCTTGGGAGTTTTTGGTACACTTGAGGTTTCCAAAGTTTGTAAATCACAAAACAAGTCCTCTTCAGACCCATGAGGTTGAGCTTGAGATCCTCCCACTGTACTTACTGAAGGCTGGCTGTTAGGCCTAGTCGCAATAGGTGCCGAGCTAGTTAAGGAACAAGAAGGTGAAGGAGACTCACTTGATACCAACAATTCTGGGGACCCTGAACGGAGAAGGTCCAAATCAGGAGTAACATAACCACTACCTGAGAGGCAGTTTGTATCGGCTCCATCTTCTGGCGGAAGAGCCACCACATCAGAGTCGCCTGAATTTTCTTCATTTCCATGCTCCTCATTACAACCAACTTCAGCATGACAGTTTTTCTGCAAAACAAATATTATCTGAATAGGTTTAAAATAAATTTAATTGTGTTTGTGGAAGACAGCAATGTTCACAAAAAAAGGCAAAAACCCCTAAAAATCCTAAAACCCTAAAAACCTGGTGAGAAACTAAACAACCCACAGCCACACATCCAGTACCAATCAAGTAAACCTAAGGCTAAGGTAGCAAAGAACCATGAAAAAATGGTACCCTCACCAAGTAAACCACTACTGAGCACTACCAGCTGTAAAGAAACGGGTCAAAACACAAAAACACACTATGACACACAAGTCATATATAGACAGGTATAAACCCACTGCTTTGATAAACAAAGTTTCAGCTGATGAACACAAGTCATTAAACTTTATTCTGGTTCTTCACCTGACAGGTGCAATATATTGTCAGAAAATTAATGTGAGGAGTTTGGTGAGTTAGACCATTGTTCAAATGTTGCCATCTGGCAGGAGAAGGCTGCAGGTGAGTTAGACCATTGTTCAAATGTTGCCATCTGGCAGGAGAAGGCTGCAGGTGAGTTAGACCATTGTTCAAATGTTGCCATCTGGCAGGAGAAGGCTGCAGGTGAGTTAGACCATTGTTCAAATGTTGCCATCTGGCAGGAGAAGGCTGCAGGTGAGTTAGACCATTGTTCAAATGTTGCCATCTGGCAGGAGAAGACTGCAGACAAGCCAACCAGTAGCTTGCTTAAGCACTCGCTGGCAATCTTAGAGTTGCCAAGAAGATTATAACCCCAATTTTTGTTGTTAGGGTGTACACAATTTGCTCTTATTAtagctcatagtagctggcaaatATTCTGGAGCTCTAAATCTGATATTACTGAAGAATATATTATATTCTGCTCACATGAGCTTCTGGTGTCAGTGTTGGGATTATGTCTACTCCCAGGTATTTTTCTTGCAATGTTTCTTGTAATTGCCATTCCTTTATGGTGTAATTAAATACAGATCTCCCTTACCCATTTTCATTATTTTAAACTTATTTGGATTAAAATCCAGCAGCCAATTATCTGCCTACTCttgaagtttgttaaggtcttctTGCAGCATTCCTACAGTCCTCTCCTCATTAGGTTTGCATCACATGCAAACATCAATATGACAAATTCACTCCATCTGAGATCATTTACAAGAATTGAAAAAGAGCAATTGTCCTTGAACAGAGCCCTTTGGAACAccacttcccaccactcctctccAGCCTGACATATCCTCTCTGACTTTGATCCTTTGTTTCCATCTGTCAAGTACTCCAGTACCCAGTTTAGAGCATTCATGTTATTTCCACCTTGTATATTTGTCTTTTGTGAGGAACTGTATGAAAAGCTTTTTGGCAATCTAGGAATGTGTATGTAATGCAATTTAACACTATAACAACCATCTTTTTCAGCACTACCATCTGACTTGACTACTGTTTTTGCATTCTCAGCTTCTTATTTCTACTATTTTcaataaaaccagcattgaatgtaatgaaacgccattttctgggtaagaccCAGAGCTAaactgggctgatgtgtatatatattagaccgtgccaACAGTCAGTCGAAGGAGTTCtaggtgttggatatttccaacaccgaatacaacattgttatagtctcattacttattactaaccatactaaatattgtagtaagtaaaattaacaactcgtagaattctcatgtactaataattcatctgtgcattaggctagaattctcacgtcacctgacgccagtattgcgtcagatttccttacagtaaacacattatatccaatttgtgtgagaattaaatacgattctccataattaaagcattctgtatgacaactgattgcagacgaattgttctctaactaaaagccgaatagagcgttagaatcatagcgtctacctcgcgatagatttaacgtcatcaatgaacgccatggggagacattaattcctctcccttatatatttactattcttaaattggtaaataataataatttgttcctctaaataataaacccgtccagtctttaacgtttcaagcgcgaatgcgagaaatattaatgttcaagacaataatttgtgttatgaacgtcgactcggcgtgggttggagggacgccatccccctcagtacgcggacacgtgcagagccgaaaggaggcagaactgtgtttaccgtactcataaaagacgccattgcccagcaaatcgggcaggtgttattcatcctcagatgaaagccgccactgtgaggcgtgaacgaccttgcagataatatcttcaactagtgctggtgttaaatgagggacccctagacttggttcctgacgacacgtgatcagccagcttgaaacgcatcacaatccaggataggttcaccggagcctgggatgcgaaattacggcaatcttaatacttatacagtgcccacagctaagtaccctttatttgatgcatcatttacaggtctaataatagcggggtgattgttcgtcacgcggcgagataacacctaataacaggtgattagaattccatctgtagatattaatagttttgaatatgaattgattagttaaatcaattgctactggtagttatttatcttgcagctcgagagacgaattcctcatgctgtcttctccatgttaaccgtaccattcgtcagtgtaccagacttggagattaagaggactgccatggttatctaaaggaatctgctaccagctaaggcttatttctttttatccatttccttgcaatttgatgtattcagaatgtttgatattaatgtgtgatttactgtaactcattactatgctcatattcatgttcttctttatgtgaatgatattatattcagcattctttataggattagattattattaattgaattagtgaacgaaccacactgattcctggacgtactgacctccagtaataaccccccaatgtaggtgtttgaggtttgtttctttaataatacagcccattaattattcttatgatcatactttctagttatatccatagtcactggttttctctagaattttatctaatgatctgaaattctcagtttccctctttactttaaaagcgggtggtccttcgtaatttaatttactactttaattgttaattaatcagaatcaagcccaaatatcccacattatggtccttatcgaaccagataggcattaaatttataattaaaatattaaatattaataactaatccttgtgtgatagaatctagactaactatttaattaattgtgtcaactaacagtgtaacacatcagttagcctagatcacactaacagctaccttatacatagctttagtgggtcataaccaattacccacaacatttagacctacacttcatactgaagtagaatccttaggtcaccaagagcaacagctcataaccttatattaatcactaacaccaattaagtaagtaagtaattatcaaaagaaggcaccaaaccgggaaggctatgtagcaccatcaaatacgcaaaataatcagagggcgctaaatatcaccaaggatgccaatacgagaacaaaaacgcataaggcgaacgatatcaaaagtatccaagtcaccaagaattctatcgagggacaggtgaccgcgaggggcggtcggaaagcaagacacacgctcgtcctggaagtcaggacattcaagaaggacatgcacgaccgtaagagggacaatgcaactaggacaataaggagcagggcggcgctccatcaagtgaccatgggttaagcgagtatggccaatacgcaacctcgctagagctgtttcccaccgccggttacggtgcaaggaggacggccacgaggaaacacaacatttaagagtacgtagcttgt includes:
- the LOC123761783 gene encoding uncharacterized protein isoform X2 encodes the protein MNLNCPPLHTSIMSRRKESKMERIRAEEDELDRRLQEAGMYEDGMDVEMKKIMLQTLEESRKSAQEEEHQRKQWEKQEVQIYKDTLNKSFNKNTEKNCHAEVGCNEEHGNEENSGDSDVVALPPEDGADTNCLSGSGYVTPDLDLLRSGSPELLVSSESPSPSCSLTSSAPIATRPNSQPSVSTVGGSQAQPHGSEEDLFCDLQTLETSSVPKTPKRNSQQICKMNESNSQGNEMKLCTMSATNQEAVEVEEQEANNITSSITKGRKALQNNCQIEPRRSLRSSSIEIVPSQSAKSDKGLDQINRLSQPLPCNTRNSWQEGYEEDDGVQLLSPIIGQKKILEGLASSNSTREKIQNLQDAKVSNTLEVQSIQHTIEATIDDDDDDDFILPTPGASLSTEANRLQSSFPVDSRHGESRNKLQKPEMSAKGISTEDENIMIQSTSQDVNSSPMNSSSKLCDKVKEHTSCANMDLSDNEENLSYNFKSDRKRKVNVFFIEDNPDVPLKRRRLEEEEPSKAYFRSRKEPAKDCVLRILNMINAMMKSVGEYQSKHIRDKMKWSFPLTVDRRLKDSLERSKIQTRKHGLDLDACSENVIQHRTLRNAHKATDSYEVESQISEDSLPDICMNDGNWIDVQGKKERRKRGLHLGLGRKQSKHSGLLSRKDKLFNSSQDYEKSFVYESDEAEDFEIFPSSSQRKHSSRGRIEIDKSSVPKDTSTECTEVLSSKMHHSEVEKNIEAVGTTEDIEVESHLSGDEDLLDVNSKVTPNNKRRKVESLEQSDTFAVNKQCSAVENKRKRPMRRTFILSDDKSFDIAEPSTSSAQNVETSKITNLASDVQLTTEQLACQRMSPLSKSVAKDSGNCLKSSNKKDYCGKKVDIQNCVSSSGGKDDQLNVGRSSNVEICIVEDNPSVGTSGFNLTRGANKESRRGKPVQDQIRPAPLRLKKNCLKNTGEIEVSKNQFAVSSGAQQIASGVGATSQVHASDCSEIPESPQKQPKEVSRRVNRKQNQRGHLVEEVEVEHITENTKSSGSTKLENTRTPTGHERCLICKKTFKEGGDYLIHVNACKRMEDIKDSIVSPMASRTPGNKSGNPEGSARTPDRGIGRPRPNVRTGSLFEHLEGNLEFINGDITDPAYRSPNIALVQILNCVAVKPHGLSQILAEIYPYCGSYTRRRAIGTLNRAVLEDRPQPGNIEICHPDTVTKGPAVVNVFGQFYMGKEKNRNLYTKRLIQQLQSCMDVGPKRAYKGKDPRYLEPFDHQLLSGLLDDTSKNRIYWFCEGLNKLAVQVPNGKFSLIIFPSGIGCGLAGGNWERDYLPAIKMFSRQVYHFGIRVKIVRKIMPRASDSEIAIIGTMKRTVKPPK